ATGGCCATCTGGTGGCGGGTTTTCAAATCATCGAGCAGTTGCATGATCTGCGCCTGGATCGTTACATCCAGCGCGGTGGTCGGTTCGTCCGCAATCAGCAGCTGGGGGCGACAGGCCAGGGCCATGGCGATGACCACCCTCTGGCGCATGCCGCCGGACAGTTGATGCGGGTATTCCCGGCAACGGCGTTCTGGCGAGGAAATGCCGACCTGGGCGAGCAAGGCGACGGCCTGTTTTAAGGCCTGCTTTCGTTTGAGTCCCTGATGAACGCGTAACACCTCGGCAATTTGTTCGCCCACGCAAAAAACCGGGTTAAGTGCCGTCATCGGCTCCTGAAAGACCATGGCGATTTTGTTGCCGCGCATGCGGCGCATTTCCGTTTCGGGCAACAGGCGCAGATCCTCGCCCCGGAACAGGATCTCTCCTTCCACAACGCGTCCCGGGGGCGGGACAAGGCGCAGCATGGACAGGGCCGTGACCGATTTTCCGCAACCCGACTCACCTACCAATGCCAGGGTTTCGCCCGCGTGGAGGGTGAAGTCGATGCCACGCACAGCTTTGGTCAGAGCGGTTTGGGTGAAGAAGTAGGTGCGCAGATTACGAACTTCGAGAAGGGGGGGCATGTACGCTCCTTTGCGGCAAGTTGCAGTCAGCCAATTTATCTGGAAAGCGCCCCCTCGTCAAGGGACCTGCGCACTCCGGCGTCGTTGATATGTGTTTCCCCCGGACTACGCGCTTTTCCTGCAGCGGCGGGCATGTTAGAATCCGCCCCCGTACAGACTATACACTGGAGGATTTTAATGGCACTGAACCCACAACAGGATAGCCGGGTACTCGGCTACCTGATCGAAGAGACCGGACTGCAGACCAGCCAGGTCGTCAACACTATCGCTCTGCTGCGCGAAGGCGCAACGGTGCCTTTTATCGCCCGGTATCGTAAAGAGCGTACCGGCGAGTTGGATGAAGTCCAGATTCGCACCCTGGAAGAGCGCCTGACTTATTTTACCGAACTTGAAGAACGTAAAGTCACGGTTCTGGCCTCTATCGAGGAACAAGGCAAGCTGGTGCCGGAACTGGCTGCCCGCATCGAAGCGACCCGCCAGAAAAATGAACTTGAGGATTTGTACCTGCCGTACAAACCCAAGCGTCGCACCCGGGCCATGATCGCTCGGGAACGGGGGCTGGAGCCGCTGGCCGATCTCATTGCCGCTCAGCAGCTTACCAGCGGTACACTGGAACAGGCTGCGGCCGCTTTTGTCGATGCCCAGGGCGAAGTCCCCGATGCCGCTGCGGCGTTGCAGGGCGCGACCGATATCCTGGCGGAAAGACTCAGCGAGGATGCCGATATGCGTGCCGTGGTACGGCGACTGACCTGGGAGCAGGGTGTGTTCAGTTCCCAGGTGGCCCCCGATTTTGCTGGCAAGGTCAGCAAGTTCGAGATGTACTACGATTATCAGGAACCGCTGCGCGAGGTGCCTTCCCACCGTATGCTGGCCATGCGCCGGGGGGAAAAAGAGGATGTGCTGCGCTTGTCGATTGTCGCCCCGGAAGAGGAGTTGTTGCAACGTCTTGCAAACCGTCTTCTGCTGGGCGAGAGTATTTTCCGGCCCTTGCTGGAAGATGTTGCCATCGATGCTTACCGCCGCCTTATCGCTCCTTCCATTGAAGTGGAGTTGCGATTGGAGGCCAAAAAGCGGGCCGACGAGGCTGCTATCGGGGTGTTTGCCGACAATCTGCGCAACCTGCTGTTGCTGCCGCCGGCCGGCAGCCGCCGGGTACTGGGCGTTGACCCCGGCCTGCGCACCGGCTCTAAGTTGGCGGCGGTTGATGGCACCGGTCGCTATCTCGAGGACGCCACCATCTATCCCCATACCGGCAAAAGCCAGATCGAGCCTGCCCGCGCGCAGCTTTTGCGTTTGATTCAGACCCATGGCATCGAAATGGTCGCCATCGGCAACGGGACGGCGGGGCGCGAGATGGACCTGTTCGTACGCGAAACTCTCCGCGACGCCGGCGTGCAGCTGCCGGTGGTGATGGTCAACGAGGCGGGAGCCAGCGTCTATTCCGCATCCGATATCGCCCGGGAGGAGTTTCCCGATCTGGATCTGACGGTGCGCGGCGCCATCTCCATCGCCCGCCGTCTGCAGGACCCTCTGGCGGAACTGGTCAAAATCGATCCCAAGAGCATCGGGGTCGGCCAATATCAGCATGACGTCAATCAGCCGGCGCTTAAAAAAGCCCTCGACGATACGGTGGAGAGCTGCGTTAACTTCGTTGGCGTCGATCTCAATACCGCCTCCTGGGCCTTGCTGTCTTATGTGTCGGGTATCGGCGCGTCCCTGGCCAAGGCCATGGTGCGGTATCGCGAAAGCCAGGGCGTTTTCGGCTCGCGCAAGGGCCTGCTGAACACCCCCCGTTTCGGTGCCAAAACCTATGAGCAGGCGGCCGGCTTTTTACGTATTCGCGGTTCGGAAAATCCCCTCGACAATACCGCCGTTCATCCCGAAAACTACCCAACGGTGGAGACCATGGCCTCCGATATGGGGCTGTCGGTGGCGGAACTGGTGGCCGCGCCCGATAAGGTTGCCGGTGTGCAGCTTGAACGCTATGTGACGGAAACCGTCGGTTTGCCGACCTTGCGTGACATCGTCGAGGAGCTTAAGAAGCCCGGCCGCGATCCCCGGCGTCAGTTCGAGACCGTTTCGTTTCGCGACGATGTGCGTGAAATCAGCGATCTGAAGGAAGGCATGATTCTGTCCGGGACGGTGACCAATGTGGCTGCTTTCGGCGCGTTCGTCGATATCGGTGTGCATCAGGACGGGCTGGTGCATGTCAGTCACCTGGCGCATCGCTTTGTCAAGGATCCTGGCGAGGTGGTGCGGGTCGGCGATATCGTCAAGGTCAAGGTGCTATCCGTCGACGCGGCCCGTAAACGCATCGGTTTGTCCATCAAAGAGGCGCAGCCCGAACCGGATTCGGCGCAGCGGCCGCGCAAAAGCCCCGGGAAAAAAAGCAAGAAAGCTTCCCTGGCGGATACTTCAGGTTGGGAAAAAGCCGGTTTTCGGGTGAAGCGCAAGTGATTTGCGGCATGTGACGTAAAAACCCTCGTTACGGAAGCAGGGCAGGTTTTCAATGGCTCTGCTTCCTGTGGACATATCGGTTCCGGGGATAACCGCAGGTACGACAGGCGACAGGAGATAAGGGATGGAGAAATTTGTCGATTTGCATTTGCATAGCCACTGTTCGGATGGGCTATATGCACCGACCGAGGTCATTCGGCGGGCGGCGGAAGCCGGACTGGCCGCCGCCGCCCTGGCCGATCACGACAATGTCGACGGGGTCGAGGAGGCCATGCAGACCGGCCGCACTTACGGTATCGAAGTGCTGTCCTCCGTAGAACTGTCGGTCATCTGGGAATCCTATCGCGATATTCACCTGCTCGGTTACGGCATAGATCATCGGCATCCCGGGTTAACGGCCGCCCTGAAGGAGTTTCGCGACTTTCGCGCCGGGCGCAATGAACGTATCGTCGAGCGAATCAACGGGAAACTGGCCGAAGAAGGGCGCGCGCCTATCTGTTTTGCCGAAGTGCAGAAGCATGCCGAAGGCACCCTGGGACGTCCGCATATCGCCAGGGTCCTCATCGACCACGGTTACGCACGTAATCACGAAGAAGCGTTTGCCCGCTATCTGGTTCCGTGCAATGTCGCTAAACGTTACTTTCCCATGGATGAAGCCATTGCTCTTATTCATGACGCCGGCGGCATCACCTCATTGGCTCATCCCCCCTATATTACCGACGACCGTCAGCAGTTGCGCCATTTGTTCGATGTGTTCACCGACATGGGACTTGACGGCATCGAGGCCTACAACAATCGCTCTACCAATGCCGATATCGACTGGTACATAACCGAAGCCAGACGGCGCGAACTTATTGTCACCGGTGGTTCCGATTATCATGGGGTGGAAGGCTCCGACATCGTGATCGGAGGGGGGCGCGGCAATCTGCGCATTCCTTACGATTGTGTCGAGGATATTCGGCGGGCGTTGGCCCGACGTGCCGGCAAGGAGAGGGTATGACAACCGAGAAGAAGCCGGTTTTTATCGATTTTGAAGCCTCCAGCCTGTCCGGGTTTTCTTATCCTATCGAAGTGGCCTGGGGCAGCAGTGTGGAGGATATCCGCAGTTGCCTGATTTCCCCCTCCCAGTGCCACGATTGTATCGATTGGGATGACGATTCCGAGTTGCTGCATGGCCTGTCGCGGCGTCAGCTTCTCGAACAAGGAGTGCCCATGGACAGGGTCTGCGACCTGCTGAACGACGCCCTGCTGGGTCGGCAGGTCTTTTCCGATGCCAACGTCTACGATAATTTATGGCTGGAGAAACTGTTTTATGCCGCCGGCAAGGGGCAGCCGGGATTCCGCATCCGACATATTGACGAATTGCTGTGCGAACGCCTCGCGCCCTTGATGGTGCGTCGGCAGGAATTGATAGAGGCTCTCGAAGAATTGCGTCGGGCGGCTCGAAGCAAGATCGCGCGTCAGCATCGGGCCGGTTGGGATGTGCGCTTTCTTATCGAGCTGTGGGATATGGTTTGTCGGCGCTGGCCGGTAACGGATGGTGACTGAACATGGCA
This DNA window, taken from Syntrophotalea carbinolica DSM 2380, encodes the following:
- a CDS encoding ABC transporter ATP-binding protein; its protein translation is MPPLLEVRNLRTYFFTQTALTKAVRGIDFTLHAGETLALVGESGCGKSVTALSMLRLVPPPGRVVEGEILFRGEDLRLLPETEMRRMRGNKIAMVFQEPMTALNPVFCVGEQIAEVLRVHQGLKRKQALKQAVALLAQVGISSPERRCREYPHQLSGGMRQRVVIAMALACRPQLLIADEPTTALDVTIQAQIMQLLDDLKTRHQMAMLLITHDLGVVAETADKVAIMHDGLIMEYAGVTDIFDDPRHPYTRSLLACLPKIGQKQHRLAVNQDATTPQTPAAGTYLDNCPAPFAPETGKLPPMTEVTPGHYVRCWRDA
- a CDS encoding Tex family protein, whose translation is MALNPQQDSRVLGYLIEETGLQTSQVVNTIALLREGATVPFIARYRKERTGELDEVQIRTLEERLTYFTELEERKVTVLASIEEQGKLVPELAARIEATRQKNELEDLYLPYKPKRRTRAMIARERGLEPLADLIAAQQLTSGTLEQAAAAFVDAQGEVPDAAAALQGATDILAERLSEDADMRAVVRRLTWEQGVFSSQVAPDFAGKVSKFEMYYDYQEPLREVPSHRMLAMRRGEKEDVLRLSIVAPEEELLQRLANRLLLGESIFRPLLEDVAIDAYRRLIAPSIEVELRLEAKKRADEAAIGVFADNLRNLLLLPPAGSRRVLGVDPGLRTGSKLAAVDGTGRYLEDATIYPHTGKSQIEPARAQLLRLIQTHGIEMVAIGNGTAGREMDLFVRETLRDAGVQLPVVMVNEAGASVYSASDIAREEFPDLDLTVRGAISIARRLQDPLAELVKIDPKSIGVGQYQHDVNQPALKKALDDTVESCVNFVGVDLNTASWALLSYVSGIGASLAKAMVRYRESQGVFGSRKGLLNTPRFGAKTYEQAAGFLRIRGSENPLDNTAVHPENYPTVETMASDMGLSVAELVAAPDKVAGVQLERYVTETVGLPTLRDIVEELKKPGRDPRRQFETVSFRDDVREISDLKEGMILSGTVTNVAAFGAFVDIGVHQDGLVHVSHLAHRFVKDPGEVVRVGDIVKVKVLSVDAARKRIGLSIKEAQPEPDSAQRPRKSPGKKSKKASLADTSGWEKAGFRVKRK
- a CDS encoding PHP domain-containing protein, translated to MEKFVDLHLHSHCSDGLYAPTEVIRRAAEAGLAAAALADHDNVDGVEEAMQTGRTYGIEVLSSVELSVIWESYRDIHLLGYGIDHRHPGLTAALKEFRDFRAGRNERIVERINGKLAEEGRAPICFAEVQKHAEGTLGRPHIARVLIDHGYARNHEEAFARYLVPCNVAKRYFPMDEAIALIHDAGGITSLAHPPYITDDRQQLRHLFDVFTDMGLDGIEAYNNRSTNADIDWYITEARRRELIVTGGSDYHGVEGSDIVIGGGRGNLRIPYDCVEDIRRALARRAGKERV